One window from the genome of Esox lucius isolate fEsoLuc1 chromosome 23, fEsoLuc1.pri, whole genome shotgun sequence encodes:
- the atp6v1f gene encoding V-type proton ATPase subunit F, translating to MAGRGKLIAVIGDEDTCTGFLLGGIGELNKNRKPNFLVVEKETSIAEIEETFKSFLTRNDIGIILINQFIAEMIRHAIDQHMDSIPAVLEIPSKEHPYDASKDSILRRAKGMFSAEDFR from the exons ATGGCTGGACGAGGGAAATTAATTGCCGTGATCGGTGATGAAGATACGTGTACAGGTTTCCTACTTGGTGGCATCGGCGAGTTGAATAAAAATCGTAAACCAAATTTCTTGGTGGTCGAGAAGGAGACAAGTATTGCTGAGATAGAGGAGACCTTCAA GAGTTTTCTGACTCGCAACGACATCGGAATCATCCTGATCAATCAGTTCATAGCGGAGATGATCCGTCACGCTATCGACCAGCATATGGATTCTATCCCTGCAGTGCTGGAGATCCCATCAAAGGAGCACCCGTACGACGCCTCTAAAGATTCCATCCTGCGCAGAGCCAAGGGCATGTTCTCCGCAGAGGACTTccgataa
- the zgc:193726 gene encoding uncharacterized protein zgc:193726: MIPACYFSVILLGYVFALPVPFNSTQNSMRQNAYDNPLQDNKTLDHATESSEANNNGILSEKPIHSWNETDSNTTNTLTKMMSLSRCMISLCTLNNLGHSMQFGDEKAGEATKDPHGIGKR, from the exons ATGATACCCGCCTGCTATTTCAGTGTCATTCTCCTGGGCTATGTCTTTGCACTCCCTGTCCCCTTCAACAGCACACAGAACAGCATGAG ACAAAATGCATATGACAATCCTCTCCAAGACAACAAAACTCTGGACCATGCTACAGA GTCTTCAGAGGCTAACAACAATGGAATACT GTCAGAGAAGCCGATACACAGTTGGAACGAGACAGATAGCAATACAACAAATACTTT GACAAAGATGATGTCCCTATCACGCTGCATGATAAGTCTCTGTACGCTGAACAACCTAGGCCATTCAATGCAGTTTGGGGACGAGAAGGCTGGCGAGGCGACAAAAGACCCGCACGGCATCGGAAAGAGATGA